Proteins encoded in a region of the Shewanella polaris genome:
- a CDS encoding outer membrane lipoprotein carrier protein LolA: protein MSLFTSIFISVLARVSSIIMLCCLCIAASSANEHPPAGNNEPLTQAQLADIQALYTQPASTEALSALAQQLNLQLDTRGQFVQLRHLQVLKKPLLSQGQFIFSPTQGLVWQQQRPFKTLMVLKDQQLIQQNSQGKIQHFSAEANGNPIAQQLPRLLQAIMAGDIDALSAGFNLFMPATQSVIQPVIQPATKPENRSWQLGLQAKDPQVQSSMGNITLSGDTLIRSLIMTSNQADISDYTQIQFTLTQQGPLSETELALFSLGNESAK from the coding sequence GTGAGCCTATTTACTAGCATATTTATTAGTGTATTGGCGCGAGTAAGCAGCATCATTATGCTTTGTTGTCTGTGTATTGCAGCCTCCTCGGCTAACGAACATCCACCAGCAGGCAATAATGAACCTCTTACTCAAGCGCAATTGGCAGATATTCAGGCGTTGTATACTCAACCAGCCAGCACAGAAGCCCTCAGCGCGCTGGCGCAGCAACTTAATCTACAACTAGATACTCGTGGTCAATTTGTTCAACTACGCCATTTACAGGTGCTTAAAAAGCCCTTACTCAGTCAAGGACAGTTTATATTTAGTCCAACCCAAGGATTGGTATGGCAGCAGCAACGTCCTTTCAAAACCTTGATGGTGCTTAAAGATCAGCAGTTAATCCAACAAAACAGCCAAGGCAAAATTCAACACTTTAGCGCTGAGGCTAATGGCAACCCGATTGCACAGCAATTACCGCGTTTATTACAAGCCATTATGGCGGGCGATATTGATGCCTTAAGTGCCGGTTTCAACTTATTTATGCCTGCAACTCAATCCGTAATTCAGCCCGTAATTCAGCCTGCAACTAAGCCTGAAAATAGGTCATGGCAACTGGGCTTACAAGCTAAAGACCCACAAGTGCAATCGTCTATGGGTAACATTACCCTCAGCGGCGATACCCTTATACGTTCATTAATCATGACCAGTAACCAAGCGGATATTAGCGACTATACTCAAATTCAATTTACCCTGACCCAACAAGGGCCGCTGAGTGAAACTGAGCTGGCACTTTTTAGTCTTGGCAATGAGTCCGCTAAATAA